The sequence below is a genomic window from Thermoflavifilum sp..
TGCATTGCGCCAGGGTGTTTCAAATCGACCTGAACCGGCAATCGCAATCGCCTTTCATGATTTTTCATCCGCAAAAAAATCATGCAGATGAGGCCGTACGGCAAGCACAGGAATACATCGAGCAACATTATGCACAGCCCATCACCGTCAGCCAGTTGTGCCAGCTGCTTGCGCTGAGCCGACGAAGTTTTGAACGTCGGTTCAAGCAGGCAACAGGATTCACCGTGGGAGGCTATATCCAGCGGGTGCGTATGGAAGCGGCAAAGAAAAAATTGGAAAGCGAGGCCACCCTGGTCAACGAAGTCATGTATGCCGTGGGATATCAAGATCATAAGGCTTTTCGGGAAGCTTTCAAAAAGATAACCGGACTCTCGCCGCTGCAATACCGCAACCGGTATGGCAAAAACTGGTATAGGTCGGCCCACGACCCGATGATGGGTCATGAATTGAATTAAAATCAGTTATGATGTACGATACGCTTCCTCCCTACACCGCTCCGGCACAAACCCGCATCGGGCATGTGCATCTCAAGGTGGCCGACCTGCAACGCTCGATCGCCTTTTACCGCGATTTACTGGGTTTCGAACTCACCCTGTGGTATGGCGATGAGGCGGCTTTTCTTTCGGCCGGCGGCTATCATCACCACATTGGCATCAACATCTGGTACAGCCGCAACGCCCCTCCCGCCCCACTGCATCAGGCTGGATTGTATCATTTTGCCATCCTTTATCCCACGCGGAAAGACCTGGCCATGATACTGCATCGCCTCCTGCAGGCCGATTATCCACTTACCGGGGCCAGCGATCACGGCGTCTCGGAAGCTATTTATCTGAACGACCCCGACGGCAACGGCGTGGAGCTTTACTGGGACAGGCCCCGGGAACGCTGGCCCAGAACGGCCGACGGAAAAATCGATATGTACACCCGCCCCCTCGACGTGCAGGGCCTGCTGCGGGAACTGGACGGGTGATAAACAGCTGGTCATCTGGATGTTTTTCCGGAATTTTGACGCATGGAAGCCGAAACACAAAAACTGGATATCCTGGCTATCGCCGCCCATCCCGATGATGTAGAACTTTCCTGTGCCGGCACGCTGATGGTTCATGTGCAGATGGGCCATCGGGTGGGCATCGTCGATCTGACGGCCGGTGAACTGGGCACGCGAGGAACACCCGAGATCCGCGCGGCGGAAGCTCGTAAAGCCACCGAGATCATGGGTATTGAAGTGCGTGAAAACGCCGGACTGCCCGATGGGTTCTTTCAAAATGAACGGGAACATCAATTGCGCCTGATACCGTTTATCCGCTACTTCCAGCCCGACATCGTGCTCACGAATGCAGAACGGGATCGACACCCCGATCATGGCCGCGCTGCTCAACTGGTCGAAGACAGCTGTTTTCTCTCGGGCCTGCGGAAAATCGAAACCCACTGGAAGGGGCGCCCCCAGCAAGCCTGGCGACCCAAGCATGTCTGGCATTTCATTCAGGACGAAGACCTGGAGCCGGATTTCATTGTGGATATCAGCGCCGTGATGGATAAAAAGATAGAAGCCATCAAAGCCTTCCACTCACAATTTCTGGCCAGTCCCGATGATCCGCTACAAACCTATATTTCCACGCCCGCTTTTTTTGAACACATTGTACAACGGGCACAGATGTGGGGCTATCGAATCGGCGTACAGTACGGCGAAGGATTTACTTCCCGGAAGCCGTTGGGCGTCGGCCATTTGAAGGCATTTGTATAAACACGTTCCAGTATGAAAAAACTCGGCATCCTTTTGTGCTGCGGCTGCTTCAGCCTGCCTGTTTTCGCCCAGCATTACCGCATCGATCACAAACTGCAACGCCGCCTCGAAGCCCTGGTGAAGCCTTTTCAGGGTACGGTGGGCATTTATGTACATAAGTTAGGCACCAACAAAGAAGCCGCCATCCATGCCGACTCGCTATTTCCCACGGCCAGCATGATCAAAGTGGCCATACAGGCGGTCATCTTCCAGCGCATCGCCGACAGTCAGCTGCAATATCATCAGAACCTGTTGTATCGCGATTCGCTCTATTATCCCGGTGTGGATATCTTAGGTATGGCAAAAGACAGCACGCAGATTGAGCTGAGCAAGGTGGTGATGCTGATGATCACGGAAAGTGACAACACGGCGGCGCTGTGGCTGCAATCGCTGGCCGGAGGCGGCAAGGCCATCAACCAGTGGCTGGCCGATCATGGTTATCAATACTATCGGGTCAATACACGCACACCCGGCCGGGAGGCGGCTTACCGGCAATATGGCTGGGGACAGACCACCCCGCGCGAAATGGCTCGTTTTCTCGTCCAGCTACGCAAAGGTGAAATCATTTCACCTGCCGCCAGCGAACGCATGTACCGCAACCTGTGTCATATCTACTGGGATGATGTGGCGCTCTCACAAATTCCGCCTTATGTACAGGCGGCATCTAAACAGGGCGCCGTGGATGATTCCCGATCGGAAGTGGTGCTGGTAAACGCGCCTCATGGCGATTATGTGTTTTGTGTGGATACCAAAAACATCGCCGATCAAAGCTGGACACACAATAACGCCGCGTGGGAACTCATCCGACAGGTGTCGGCCCTGCTCTGGCATTATTTTGAACCCCATGACCACTGGCGAACACCTGCCGGTTATGAGCGATTCATGCAGGAATAATCGCTATGCCACACGCTGACTGCGGCCGATAATCAGGTAGAGAATAGAGCCCAGCAGCGGAAGCAAAATCACCACCACAATCCAGATGATTTTGGTGGTATCGCTATTGAACCGGCTTTTAATAATATCCACCAGGGCCCAGATCCAGAGGATCAGCGTGAGCAATCCCCAGAGGCCCCAGCCCAGAAAAAGCAACATCAAGGTTTGCATATAGCATGTATTTGAGGTGAAAAGCGTGCTGTAAATTTTTACATGGATTGCCGCTGCCCGCGTCCTATAATCCAGTATAAAAGCGTACCCAGCAAAGGCAAGAAGACCACCAGCAATATCCAGATCAATTTGGTGGTATCACTATCGAATCGGCTTCGCAAAATATCCACTATAGCCCAGATCCATACCACCAATACAAACAAACAGCACAGGACGATGAGTAAAATGAGTACTAATGCGGCAGCATCGGAGAAATACATAAAAGCAGGATGAAAAATGATATATCGAATTTATTATTTCTTTTGCTCAATCAACCGGAGTCGTTGCTTGATGGCCACTCATACCAGGCAGGCACACGCATTGAACTGTACCACATCGTAAATCAATATCATCTCCATTCAAAGATAGGCAAGCCCTATTCCTACTCGTATGCCTCCAACCGTGAATTTTTCGTTAAAGATAATATTTAAAACAAGAAATTTATATGGATTTTATTTACCTTAAATTCGAGCTTTCGTTTTTTACACCAAAACATTTTCCGATGTATCACAAATATGCTTTCCGGTTGTTGATGATTGGCCTTCTATCCGGTCTATTCAAACTACAAGCTATGGCACAATCCACTCCTCTGGCAAAGGGTGATAAAGCACCCTTATTCACAGCCAGGGCCTGTCTGGCAGGCAAGACATTCGATTTTTCACTGAAAAATGCACTGGAAAAAGGACCCGTAGTGTTGTATTTTTATCCGGCCGCCTACACGGGTGGTTGCGATCTGGAGGCGCATACTTTTTCCGAACTGAAGGATGAATTTACAAAAGCAGGAGCTACCATCATTGGTGTATCTGCCGATGATATTGCCCGCCTGAAATCGTTTTCGGCTGATCCCGATTATTGTGCAGGGAAATTCCCGGTAGCTTCTGATCCGGATGGAAAAATTGCAGCCCGATATGGTTTAAAACTGATACCGCCCCAGCCGGGCGTAAAGGATGTGAGAGGCGAGCCGGTTACACATGGCTTCATTCCCCGCACCACATTTGTCATCGATGCCAGGGGGAACATCATCGCTGTGTTTTCGTCGGAAACGGATCATATTTCGCCCGATCAACACGCTAAGATGTCGCTTGCCATCGTGAAAAAGCTACATCCCCATCAGAGCTGAGCAGGTTACATGATGCGGATATCGAATATCCGGTGATTGCTGAAGCGTGTGCGATGGCATTTGCCATTCAGCGCCGATAGCATGTTAAATACTAAATCCATCGGGTAAAATACTGCCTTTTTTCACGACCACAATGCCCTCTTTCACGGTATAAAGCGGATGGTCGGTATCGGCCAGGTGGGGGCCGCCATTGATGCGCACATCATTGCCCACCCTGCAGTTTTTGTCGATGATCGCATTTTTAATGTAGCAACGTTCGCCAATGCCTAACGGAGGAATGCCTTTGCTATAAGAAGCATTGATTTCCTCGAGCGTTTGATAATAATCATTCCCCATCACATAACAATTTACCAGCGTGGTTCCCCGGCCTATACGCGTCCGAATGCCCACCAGCGTATGCTCCAGCCGACTGGCCATAATGATGCAACCATCGGCGATGACGGTTTTTTCAAGGGTTGTGCCCGAAATCTTGGTGGGCGGTAACATGCGGGGACGAGTATAAATATTACGTTCGTTGTCGAATAAATTGAACTTTGGAATTTCATTGGTGAGTTCAAGATTGGCTTCGAAAAATGAAGGCACTGTGCCGATATCCGTCCAGTAACCTTCAAACTGGTAACTCACTACTTTATATTTTCCAATAGCCTCTGGAATAATCTCCTTTCCAAAGTCGGTGGAGACCACATCTTCGCGGAGAATTTTAAACAACACCTCTTTGTTAAACAGGTAAATCCCCATGGAAGCCAGATAAACACGGCCGGCCGATTTCATTTCTTCACCGGTATCGGAAGCCCATTGCAGAATAGCATCACCTTTGGGTTTTTCTGTAAATGCCACAATATTGCCGTCGGGATCGGTTTTCATGATTCCAAATGATGAAGCATCCTGAAAATTCACGGGTGTGGTAGCAATAGTAATATCGGCCTGCTTTTCAATATGATAGTTAATCATGAGCTGGTAATCCATTTGATAGAGCTGATCACCGGAAAGGATGAGCACATAATTGAACTCAAATCCTTCCAGATGATGCAGGCATTGTCTTACGGCATCGGCCGTTCCCTGGTACCAGGTTGGATTTTCTGGAGTTTGTTCTGCAGCAAGAATATCTACAAAACCGCTGTTAAAATGATCAAAATGATAGGTGTTTTTGATATGCCGATTCAGCGAAGCCGAGTTGTATTGTGTAAGCACGAATATGCGCTTCAAACCGGAGTTTAAACAATTGGAAATCGGAATATCTACCAGGCGATATTTACCAGCAATGGGAACTGCAGGCTTTGAACGGCTTTTGGTGAGGGGATACAGTCTTGTGCCCTGGCCACCACCCAGAATGAGGGAAATAACAGACGGCTGCATACACTAAGGTTTTAATTGGGCATATAAATGTAAATATTCTTGTGCAGATTTATCCCATGAAAAATCAAGCTGCATGATTCGTTGCTGCAGATCCAGCAAATCATCCGGTTGTTGATACAGATGCATGGCACGTGAAATCGCATGGGTGATGTCCCATACCGATGGTTGCAAAAAACGAATCCCATAGCCGCCGGGGTCGCCGATATCGATGACTGTATCATACAAACCGCCAACCGCTCTTACAATGGGCACGGTACCATATCGCATGGCATACATTTGATTCAGGCCACAGGGCTCAATCCGGGAAGGCATCAACAAAAAATCGGCTGCAGCATAGAGCTGATGAGATAAGGTTTCATCATAGCCGATATAGGCCTTGCAATGATCGCTGTGATGAGCCTCGGCCTGTCGCAGCAACCATTCGATATGCGGATCACCACTTCCGAGCAAAATAAAATTCATTCCATACTGCGATTCATACAGACTTCTGGCCACCGCATCGGGCAAGAGATCGGCTCCTTTTTCATATACCAGCCGGCCGATAAATACAAACAAAGGTTTTGTTTCATCTATTTGAAAACGCCGGCAGAGCTCCATTTTATTGGCTAATTTTCCTTCTTTCACCGTATGCGCATCAAACGTATGCACGATGCGAGCATCTGTTTGCGGATCCCAGGTCTGCGTATCAATTCCGTTCAATATACCTACAGCTTTATGGCGCTCTTGCCTGAAAAGCGCTTCCAGACCGCCCGCCGATATACATAATTCCTCCAGATAATGAGGCGAAACGGTAGTTATTTTCCAGCTACATTTTACAGCAGCCGCCAGGGGATTAATCAAATGATTCCAGTCGAGCATGCCTGCTTTCCAAGGATCATAAGCAGGTAGATAATAGGCCTTATCCCAGCCAAACTGCCCCTGATATTGTGCATTATGAATCGTAAAAACCGTAGGAATCTGTCGCAGATAATCGTATTTGTAGCAATAGTTCATCATGAAGGGAATCAGTCCTGCATGATGATCATGGCAATGCACCACATCCGGATGATGGCGCCAGCTGTTCAACCACTCCATCACGCCAATCTGAAAAGCCGTGAATCGCTCGAGATCATTGAAACAACCATACACCTGGTCCCCTTCAATTAAACCGGGGATTTCGAGCAAATACAAATCAAAACCCAAAAGATTGTGTTTTTCCCTGATAACATTGAAATGATACCAGGTAGGGCCCAGCCAGAGACCACCCTGATGCACCAGTTCAAATTCATGTTCAATCAAAAAACGCGTACGGTAACAGGGCATCACGACCTTGGCAATACAGCCCTGTTGTTGCTGATATTTCGGCAAAGCACCCACCACATCTCCCAATCCACCTACTTTGGCTACCGGGTAACATTCCGCGCTGACGTGCAAAATTTCCATGCGTAAAAGCTTAACTCAATTCTATGTAATGAAAATCAGTTGAGAATCAATCATAGAACAATTTAATAAGTTATAGTTGAACATACAAGCATTTCCGTAAAATTCTATTCAAGCGGCCTTACATGTTGTGGAAATGTGGATGAAAGCGGTCGAGCGTGTCGCGAAGATAACCGGTATCGATATGGGTATAAATTTCTGTCGTGGTGATGCTTTCGTGACCTAGCATATCTTTCACGGCCTTTAAATCGGCACCGCCCTCTAACAAATGGGTGGCAAAAGAATGGCGGAATGTATGGGGCGAAATCTGTTTGTGGATGCCTGCCGCCGCGGCCAGTGATTTTACGATATGAAATACCATAACACGCGTCAGGGGCCGCCCCCTTCGGTTCAGGAACAAGATATCCCGAGCGCTTGCCTCCGGCTGGATATGTACCCTTACCTGGTCGCGATAGAGCTGGATATATTTCAGGGCTAATTTCCCGATGGGCACGAGTCGTTGCTTATTGCCTTTACCGATGACACGAATAAAGCCGATTTCCGGGTAAAGATCGGAAATACGCAGGCTGATGAGCTCGCTCACCCGTAATCCGCAACTGTAGAGGGTTTCAAGCATAGCTTTGTTGCGCATGCCTTCGGGTTTACTGAGGTCAATCGCTGCGATGATTCGATCAATTTCATCTACCGTGAGCACATCGGGAAGTTTGCGCCTGAGTCTGGGCAGTTCCAGCAGGGAAGCCGGATTCTCGGCGACGACTTCTTCCATTACAAGATAATGGAAAAACATGCGTAAACCCGAAATCATGCGAGCCTGCGAGCTTGCCGCAAGTCCCATTTCTGCAATCGTGCGCACAAAGTCCTGCAAATCGGTAAGCTGCACGGCATCGGGACCCACCAATCGACCGGAATCTTCCAGATACTGGGCAAACAGGCACACATCATGCCGATAGGCTTCAATAGAATTGGGCGACAGATCTTTTTCCAGTTTTAAATAAGCCATAAAACCCTGTATGTAAGCCTTCCAGATCATGTGAAGATTATTCCTGAACTGATTTTGCCTGCAAAACTGCAAGGGCTTTGCGGCCCTCACAACAAATAAGATCGAAAATACTCAAATCAGCCATAAAGCCCGTGCGATCTTCAAATACCTGATGATATCGAACGCCAGGATGCATACGACCCGGTGGAGGCTGAATCCTACCGCGAAAATCCATACCTACCGCAGCGGCTTCCTCCGGTGAAATAAAATGATCGGTAAAATCGATCCGGGCTTCCAGCCCAAGAACACGACATATCCATACCAGCCAGTCCCGATTCCAGTCAACTAAAAAATGATAAGGCTTTTCAAAGAATGGCAGCAGGTCGTCCTCAAAATATTCAAACCAGGGACTGCGTCGATAAGCTGACACCAGCGTTTTCCAGTGATGCGCCTGCCAGTGCTCACGATTGTATATGCGGATGTCCTTCATAGGCGTGTGCTGGCGTTTGCCCTTTTCCAGGGGAATGCTGATCAGCACCCTGCCGTTAGGTCCGGCTACATAAAACCGATTGGCATAACTGCGCTTTTCGTGATACAAATAAATATCAAATACCCATCGCGAATATCCAATTAATAATTTCATGTAGGAAATACATGGAATACATTGAAGATCAATAAGTAATGATTCATGAAATTGGTTTGCTGACATACTGACACGTTTCAAATGAATTCGTTGAAATCTGGTAAAATACTCGACTTACTTATTTTTTATTAAATCTATGGTAATTCATATAAAATACGGTAAATCAATATTTTAGGACAATTAAATAGCTAAATTCATTAGCACACATTTTAAAAACATGAAGGTTTCTGATAATCTAAAAAAATTAGCAACAAATATCTCAAAAAAATGTCTGCTGGGCTCCCCTATCCCTGGAAAATGTAAGAAGTGAGATTTGAAGGAAATCCGAGGATTGGCGATGGGCTTGTTACGCAGGCCATTATATTTGTGCAAAAAAATGAGTCGAAAAGTCTGGATGATTATCGGTTGCTTGATCGGGCTGATATGGAGGGTGAGTCCACTCCAAGCGCAATATTTCTATCAGGATTTATATTCTACCTGGCAAACAAATGCCAAACAACAGGTGTACAGGCAATGGAAGGTGAAGAAAATTCAGATTTTCAGCTACGATGCCAATCATGAACGCGACAATAGTTTTTCAGTTGAAAAAGCATTTTCGCCTGATTATCGGGAATTACGTTCGGTCACTCATTCGGTGGTGAACGGTGATTCCTGGCTTACGAATCATTATGATGCTGCATACAGAATTACAGAGAGCCTCGATAGTTCTGATTTTGCCATAAATCTTACACAATATCGATATGATAGTGCCGGACGGCTTGCTGAAATCCATATCGTTTCCCGGACGCCGGCCAACGCTATCGGGGAGACCATGCTCACCGAGACCCATGTGTTTCAGTATGATTCGGCTGGTCGACCTTCACGCATGTGGAAAATCAAAAACCGGACAGATACCGGGTTTGTTCGATTTGATGTGGATGTCAACGGACAGATCACCCGTGAAGTGGATAGTTTAGATGGACGCGTGTATACCTTTTATTTTTCCTACACACCGGAAGGATGGTTACATACCATTTTGCGATATGATTCTTCGGCGCGACAAGCCATTCCTACCCTGAAGCTGGATTATGATGAAGCCGGCCAAATTCGCCGGATGACGGTGATTGCAGGAGGTAATGGTGGATCGACGGTATGGGAATACAGCTATGATAATCGGCACCTGGTGCAACAAGAGAGATGTTTATCCGATGGGAAAACTTTTATCGGAAGTGTAGCATACCTATATACGTTTTATTGAACAAAAAATTTATCGGCGTTTTGTCTAAAATCAAACTATTCTTTACTTTTGCCATCCGCAATTACACAGGTGCTTATGATGCGGAAGTAGCTCATCTGGTAGAGCACAACCTTGCCAAGGTTGGGGTAGCGGGTTCGAGTCCCGTCTTCCGCTCTTGAAGTTCTTTCAAAGTATTACAACATTGGCTGGTCCACAACTGGTTTCAATCAATGAATCGACTCGTTTATAGCTAATGATATTTGCTGTGCTGGAGTCGGTTTGCATGGTGGAATGGGTAGACACGTCCCGGCTCAGCCGGGATGGCCAGCAATGACTGTATGCACTTTGACATCAAACACCGCATCACCCTCAGCCCGGGTGGTGGAATTGGTAGACACGTCCCGGCTCAGCCGGGATGGCCAGCAATGACTGTACGCACTTTGACATCAAACACCGCATCACCCTCAGCCCGGGTGGTGGAATTGGTAGACACGTCCCGGCTCAGCCGGGATGGCCAGCAATGACTGTACGCACTTTGACATCAAACACCGCATCACCCTCAGCCCGGGTGGTGGAATTGGTAGACACGCAGGACTTAAAATCCTGTGGCCAGCAATGGCTGTACGGGTTCAAGTCCCGTCCCGGGTACTCCAGCTCGTCATGTAAATAAACAAGTTCTTTCATAACTTCATGCCCAGGTGGCGAAACTGGTAGACGCACTGTGTTCAGGTCGCAGCGCCCGCAAGGGCATGCTGGTTCGAATCCAGTCCTGGGCACGCTTTTTTACATCCAGCCTGCTTTTCGGCAGGCTTTTTTATTTTCCTTCTCTAAAAATCTATTGGTAATCCAAAATTTCCTTGTTATCTTTCAAACAACTAATTTGTTGCAATTCAAAATCTAAGCATATGCACTCCTATCCTACCCGCTACCTGGGCGTATTGTTATGTATCCTATGCACGTCCATCGCTTCAGCTCAAAGTATTATTAAAGGTCAGGTTATGGATCAGGTTACCGGTGAAAGCCTGAGCAATGCCTCGGTGTATATTCAGGGCACCGGCGAAGGTACGATCAGTGACCGTACGGGTCATTTTACGCTGACTACACAGCACGCATTTCCGCTAACACTGGTGATTTCGTTTGTAGGTTATCGTAGCCAGCAAATCACTTTACAGGAGCCTACAACCACACTCAACATTCAGCTGGTACCTACGGAAGTCCTGGGTCGGGAAACCATTATATCGGCCACTCGTGTACCCGAACGCATTATCGAGTCGCCCGTATCCATCGAACGGCTCAGCAGCGTACAGCTCAAGCAAGCCGCGGCTCCGGATTTTTACAACGCCATCGGCAACCTGAAAGGCGTAAACGTAGTCAACTCAGGTCTGCTTTTCCCCACACTCACCACCCGCGGATTTGCTGCCAGTGGCAGCACCTCTGTGAATCAATTTCTCGACGGTATGAATACCGAAGCTCCAGGATTGAATTTTTCCGTGGGTAATGTCATCGGTGTAAATGATCTGGACCTGGAGAATGTGGAATTATTGCCCGGCGCAGCTTCCGCCCTTTATGGTGCAGGGGGTACCAATGGCACCATTTTAATCACCAGTAAGGATCCCTTCCGTTATCAAGGATTCAGTGCGCTGGTCAAAGAAGGAGTGATGCATGTCAATGATCCCGAACACGGAGCTACCCTTTTTCAGGAATATGAAGCCCGTTATGCAAAAGCTTTTCAAAACAAATGGGCTTTTAAAATCAATGCCGATTATATAAAAGGATACGACTGGATAGCAGATGACACGTCAAATTACGATGCACAGAATTTTACCGTGAAATCAGGCACAAGACTTACCGATCCGGCTTATGATGGCGTAAATGTTTACGGTGATGAAATCACGGTGAATATCCATGATGTGGCGCAACAAATGGCTCAGGCCGGCGTCATCTCCCAGCAAGCAGCCAGTCAGGTACCCAACCAGAATGTAACCCGCACCGGTTACCGGGAAAAGTACCTGGTTGATTACCACACGTATAACCTGAAGTTGAGCGGCATGCTGGCCTACAAGATCACACCTAAAATAACAGCTTCATTAACCGCTTATTATGGTGCGGGCACTACGGTTTATACGGGTTCGGATCGTTATTCACTCAACCATTTTCATATCGGGATGTACAAAGCCCAGATTCAGGGTGAGCATTTCAACCTATTCGGCTACACCACCCAGGAAGATGCCGGCAAAAGTTATAATGCAACAGTGTTGGGTGAACTCATCAACGAAGCCTGGAAACCCAGCACCACCTGGTATCCACAATTTGTGGGCGCCTATCTGCAGGCCAAACAAAACGGTGCCCCTGATGCACTGGCCTTTCAAATCGCCAGAACTTATGCCGATCAGGGCATGCCCGCACCAACCGATGTAAGTTTCGGCCAGTATAAAGATCAGGTGAATGGCTCTCCCATTCCACAGGGTGCAAAATTCATCGAACACTCCAGCCTTTGGCATTATGAAGGTTTTTATGATTTCAGCTACCTTACCCAACAAGTTGTGGACCTGCAGGCAGGGATTAGTTATCAGCGCTATCACCTGAATTCAAAAGGAACATTGTTCGACGATCAGAATAAAAAACTCACCATCGACCAGTATGGGTTTTTCCTGCAAGCTTCCCGTAAATTGATTCATGAACGATTGCGACTGATTGCTTCTGCACGATACGACAAGAATCAAAATTTCGCCGGAAAGCTTACACCTCGTTTTGCAGCCGTCATTACCGTCGCTCCGAACAATACGATCCGCTTGTCTTATCAAACCGGATATAAATTACCCACCAACCAGAATCAGTATATCGATTTAAATGTGGG
It includes:
- a CDS encoding PLD nuclease N-terminal domain-containing protein, with protein sequence MQTLMLLFLGWGLWGLLTLILWIWALVDIIKSRFNSDTTKIIWIVVVILLPLLGSILYLIIGRSQRVA
- a CDS encoding WbqC family protein; translation: MSANQFHESLLIDLQCIPCISYMKLLIGYSRWVFDIYLYHEKRSYANRFYVAGPNGRVLISIPLEKGKRQHTPMKDIRIYNREHWQAHHWKTLVSAYRRSPWFEYFEDDLLPFFEKPYHFLVDWNRDWLVWICRVLGLEARIDFTDHFISPEEAAAVGMDFRGRIQPPPGRMHPGVRYHQVFEDRTGFMADLSIFDLICCEGRKALAVLQAKSVQE
- the xerD gene encoding site-specific tyrosine recombinase XerD gives rise to the protein MIWKAYIQGFMAYLKLEKDLSPNSIEAYRHDVCLFAQYLEDSGRLVGPDAVQLTDLQDFVRTIAEMGLAASSQARMISGLRMFFHYLVMEEVVAENPASLLELPRLRRKLPDVLTVDEIDRIIAAIDLSKPEGMRNKAMLETLYSCGLRVSELISLRISDLYPEIGFIRVIGKGNKQRLVPIGKLALKYIQLYRDQVRVHIQPEASARDILFLNRRGRPLTRVMVFHIVKSLAAAAGIHKQISPHTFRHSFATHLLEGGADLKAVKDMLGHESITTTEIYTHIDTGYLRDTLDRFHPHFHNM
- a CDS encoding serine hydrolase; this encodes MKKLGILLCCGCFSLPVFAQHYRIDHKLQRRLEALVKPFQGTVGIYVHKLGTNKEAAIHADSLFPTASMIKVAIQAVIFQRIADSQLQYHQNLLYRDSLYYPGVDILGMAKDSTQIELSKVVMLMITESDNTAALWLQSLAGGGKAINQWLADHGYQYYRVNTRTPGREAAYRQYGWGQTTPREMARFLVQLRKGEIISPAASERMYRNLCHIYWDDVALSQIPPYVQAASKQGAVDDSRSEVVLVNAPHGDYVFCVDTKNIADQSWTHNNAAWELIRQVSALLWHYFEPHDHWRTPAGYERFMQE
- a CDS encoding peroxiredoxin, which codes for MYHKYAFRLLMIGLLSGLFKLQAMAQSTPLAKGDKAPLFTARACLAGKTFDFSLKNALEKGPVVLYFYPAAYTGGCDLEAHTFSELKDEFTKAGATIIGVSADDIARLKSFSADPDYCAGKFPVASDPDGKIAARYGLKLIPPQPGVKDVRGEPVTHGFIPRTTFVIDARGNIIAVFSSETDHISPDQHAKMSLAIVKKLHPHQS
- a CDS encoding PLD nuclease N-terminal domain-containing protein, with the protein product MYFSDAAALVLILLIVLCCLFVLVVWIWAIVDILRSRFDSDTTKLIWILLVVFLPLLGTLLYWIIGRGQRQSM
- a CDS encoding glycogen synthase, translated to MEILHVSAECYPVAKVGGLGDVVGALPKYQQQQGCIAKVVMPCYRTRFLIEHEFELVHQGGLWLGPTWYHFNVIREKHNLLGFDLYLLEIPGLIEGDQVYGCFNDLERFTAFQIGVMEWLNSWRHHPDVVHCHDHHAGLIPFMMNYCYKYDYLRQIPTVFTIHNAQYQGQFGWDKAYYLPAYDPWKAGMLDWNHLINPLAAAVKCSWKITTVSPHYLEELCISAGGLEALFRQERHKAVGILNGIDTQTWDPQTDARIVHTFDAHTVKEGKLANKMELCRRFQIDETKPLFVFIGRLVYEKGADLLPDAVARSLYESQYGMNFILLGSGDPHIEWLLRQAEAHHSDHCKAYIGYDETLSHQLYAAADFLLMPSRIEPCGLNQMYAMRYGTVPIVRAVGGLYDTVIDIGDPGGYGIRFLQPSVWDITHAISRAMHLYQQPDDLLDLQQRIMQLDFSWDKSAQEYLHLYAQLKP
- the bshB1 gene encoding bacillithiol biosynthesis deacetylase BshB1 gives rise to the protein MEAETQKLDILAIAAHPDDVELSCAGTLMVHVQMGHRVGIVDLTAGELGTRGTPEIRAAEARKATEIMGIEVRENAGLPDGFFQNEREHQLRLIPFIRYFQPDIVLTNAERDRHPDHGRAAQLVEDSCFLSGLRKIETHWKGRPQQAWRPKHVWHFIQDEDLEPDFIVDISAVMDKKIEAIKAFHSQFLASPDDPLQTYISTPAFFEHIVQRAQMWGYRIGVQYGEGFTSRKPLGVGHLKAFV
- a CDS encoding glucose-1-phosphate adenylyltransferase; translation: MQPSVISLILGGGQGTRLYPLTKSRSKPAVPIAGKYRLVDIPISNCLNSGLKRIFVLTQYNSASLNRHIKNTYHFDHFNSGFVDILAAEQTPENPTWYQGTADAVRQCLHHLEGFEFNYVLILSGDQLYQMDYQLMINYHIEKQADITIATTPVNFQDASSFGIMKTDPDGNIVAFTEKPKGDAILQWASDTGEEMKSAGRVYLASMGIYLFNKEVLFKILREDVVSTDFGKEIIPEAIGKYKVVSYQFEGYWTDIGTVPSFFEANLELTNEIPKFNLFDNERNIYTRPRMLPPTKISGTTLEKTVIADGCIIMASRLEHTLVGIRTRIGRGTTLVNCYVMGNDYYQTLEEINASYSKGIPPLGIGERCYIKNAIIDKNCRVGNDVRINGGPHLADTDHPLYTVKEGIVVVKKGSILPDGFSI
- a CDS encoding VOC family protein, whose protein sequence is MMYDTLPPYTAPAQTRIGHVHLKVADLQRSIAFYRDLLGFELTLWYGDEAAFLSAGGYHHHIGINIWYSRNAPPAPLHQAGLYHFAILYPTRKDLAMILHRLLQADYPLTGASDHGVSEAIYLNDPDGNGVELYWDRPRERWPRTADGKIDMYTRPLDVQGLLRELDG